The following DNA comes from Cellulomonas soli.
TCTCGTCGGCCGCGTCGGTCTCTTCAGTCGCGTCGGGCGCGGAGGCCACGGCGTGACCCTTCGGCCCTCGTTCGTGCTGCCCGGCACCGTGCACCCGGGCACCGACCGGCAGCGCACGCTCCTGGAGATCGCCGAGCACCTGGACGAGGTGAGCGGGTGGCACGCCGTGTTCGTGCCCGACACGATCCTCGCGCTGCGGTTCTACGAGTCGACCGTGCTGCTGGCCGCCCTGGCGGCCCGCACCCGTCGGATCCGGCTGGGAGTGGCCTGCCTGTCGACTCTCGGCCTGCGCCAGCCGCTCGTCGTGGCCCAGCAGTGGGCGGCGCTCGACGACCTCTCGGGGGGCCGCATGACGTTGATCGCCTGCCCGGGGAACCGCACGGGCGCCAAGCACGAGCGCGAGCGGGCGGCCTTCGGCCTGGAGTACGACGAGAAGGTCGAGCGGATGCTCGACGCCCTCGACCTGCTCCGTGTGGCGAGCACCAACGACCGCTTCTCGTACCACTCGCCGTACCTCGACCTCGAGGACGTCGAGCTGACCCCCGGCTTCCGGCAACGTCCGCTGCCCATCTGGATGGTGGCCAACCCCTCGCCGCTCGCCGCGGACGACGGGTTGCGCCGGGTGCTCGACCGGGTCGCCCGGTACGGCGACGGCTGGCTGACCTACCAGGTCACGCCCGACCTGCTCGAGCGTCGGCTCGCCGTGCTCCAGGAGCTGCGCGCCGCCCGGGGTGCGGGCGGCCCGTTCCCGGTGGCGGTCCAGGTGAACCTCTGCGTCGCCCCCACCCGTGAGGAGGCGTTCACCGACGCAGCCGCCGCCTGGGACCTGCAGAACACCCGGGGGCTGTCGTTCGCGCAGCTGCTGAGCACCTCGGCCATCGGCACCCCCGAGGACTGCGCCGCGTTCCTGGAGTCGTTGCACGC
Coding sequences within:
- a CDS encoding LLM class flavin-dependent oxidoreductase — protein: MTLRPSFVLPGTVHPGTDRQRTLLEIAEHLDEVSGWHAVFVPDTILALRFYESTVLLAALAARTRRIRLGVACLSTLGLRQPLVVAQQWAALDDLSGGRMTLIACPGNRTGAKHERERAAFGLEYDEKVERMLDALDLLRVASTNDRFSYHSPYLDLEDVELTPGFRQRPLPIWMVANPSPLAADDGLRRVLDRVARYGDGWLTYQVTPDLLERRLAVLQELRAARGAGGPFPVAVQVNLCVAPTREEAFTDAAAAWDLQNTRGLSFAQLLSTSAIGTPEDCAAFLESLHAAGATDVLLHPLSADPATQARRASRDVLPLLPGAPLHAPGPTAGVGR